A window of the Diabrotica undecimpunctata isolate CICGRU chromosome 1, icDiaUnde3, whole genome shotgun sequence genome harbors these coding sequences:
- the LOC140439886 gene encoding uncharacterized protein, translating into MSDSCNISQDAIKSVNSTLLQNQSFLYKENIKLQDDIVRLSQQLEEIRSLKMNDDLFQYFQKEKENLLTLNNTLRENIRHLKTPSKFGDNEAKNELRDTVYQLDKIIEKVRRNDKFEIKPQKNNTGEVITSLTKKLEEEERKYEESNEALRKLREDDEKYMLREKILDMKQLLTDLEVENTKLKYENEQLLQDIEHYKKQLDEALEETKATAKQCCALDDEKELLKKTISNLENERIRIKKAMIEEMNEANRAKRVSVDTEIALQHISEAYENKRKEIKSLMEQLEDAENIIKEFKQQINIPIL; encoded by the exons ATGTCAGATTCGTGTAATATATCTCAAGATGCTATAAAATCAGTCAATAGTACGTTGTTACAAAATCAGTCGTTCCtctataaagaaaatataaaattacaaGATGATATAGTAAGATTATCCCAGCAGTTGGAGGAGATCCGATCATTAAAGATGAACGACGATCTATTTCAATATttccaaaaagaaaaagaaaatttactaacTCTTAACAACACATTAAGAGAAAATATTCGGCATTTAAAAACCCCGTCCAAATTTG gtgACAATGAAGCAAAAAATGAACTCCGTGATACAGTTTACCAGCTtgacaaaataatagaaaaagtcaGACGAAAcgataaatttgaaataaaaccaCAAAAGAACAATACTGGGGAAGTCATTACGTCTTTGACAAaaaaacttgaagaagaagagcgAAAATATGAAGAGTCCAACGAAGCATTGCGAAAACTACGGGAAGACGATGAGAAATATATGTTGCGAGAGAAAATACTAGATATGAAACAACTTCTTACAGATCTAGAAGTAGAAAACACAAAACTAAAGTACGAAAATGAGCAACTTCTACAAGACATCGAACATTACAAAAAACAGTTAGATGAAGCACTCGAAGAAACTAAAGCTACTGCGAAACAGTGTTGTGCTTTAGACGATGAAAAAGAACTATTAAAGAAAACAATCTCCAATTTGGAAAACGAACGAATACGAATAAAGAAAGCTATGATAGAAGAAATGAACGAAGCTAATCGGGCAAAGAGAGTATCCGTCGACACTGAAATTGCGCTCCAGCATATTTCTGAAGCCTAtgaaaacaaaagaaaagaaataaaaagtttGATGGAGCAACTTGAAGATGCTGAAAACATTATCAAAGAATTTAAACAACAAATTAATATACCTATATTATAA